A single genomic interval of Nanoarchaeota archaeon harbors:
- a CDS encoding 50S ribosomal protein L22 produces the protein MSNINYPIETSAAKTSRAGFSNRRLSWKDSVEVARFIKGMKVTSAKAFLQDVIKKKRAVPLKKFNDNRGHKHGMGPGRYPVNVSLAFLELINSAEKNAENKGLDTKGMIIQYAFANKGATFMRSRRNEFRGQERKSANVSIILHETGASKSKAAKKQEKKAEARTEKPKEHAPKVPKEAKKEETKTEHAHAKTKKAAEHAHEKTEKEESKK, from the coding sequence ATGTCCAATATAAATTACCCAATCGAGACAAGCGCGGCAAAAACATCGCGCGCAGGCTTTTCAAACCGAAGGCTCTCATGGAAAGATTCGGTTGAGGTAGCTCGATTCATAAAGGGTATGAAAGTGACATCGGCAAAAGCGTTTTTACAGGATGTTATTAAAAAGAAGCGCGCAGTCCCATTAAAGAAATTCAACGACAACAGAGGCCACAAGCACGGAATGGGCCCGGGAAGATATCCTGTAAATGTTTCGCTTGCGTTTTTAGAGCTGATAAACAGCGCAGAGAAAAATGCCGAAAACAAAGGGCTTGACACAAAAGGCATGATTATCCAGTATGCTTTTGCAAACAAAGGCGCAACATTCATGAGATCAAGGCGAAATGAATTCCGCGGCCAGGAAAGGAAAAGCGCAAATGTTTCAATAATACTTCATGAAACCGGCGCAAGCAAATCAAAGGCTGCGAAAAAGCAGGAAAAGAAAGCTGAGGCAAGAACAGAAAAGCCGAAAGAGCATGCACCTAAGGTGCCAAAAGAAGCTAAAAAAGAAGAAACAAAAACAGAACATGCTCACGCAAAAACTAAAAAAGCTGCTGAACACGCACACGAAAAAACCGAAAAAGAGGAATCTAAAAAATGA
- a CDS encoding 30S ribosomal protein S19, with protein MAEENIDIKKFTFRGKTLEELKAMPLSEFMKLVKSRARRAMKRGFTDVEKKLIVKAKAAKEGAFIKTHAREMIVLPEFVGKRFGVYSGKEWKSIDIKEEMIGHRLGEFSLTRRFGKHSGPGIGATKGSKNVALK; from the coding sequence ATGGCAGAAGAAAACATCGATATTAAAAAATTCACATTCCGAGGCAAGACTCTTGAGGAATTGAAAGCCATGCCGCTCTCGGAATTCATGAAGCTTGTCAAGTCAAGGGCAAGGCGCGCAATGAAACGCGGTTTCACCGATGTCGAGAAAAAACTTATAGTCAAGGCAAAGGCCGCAAAAGAAGGCGCTTTCATCAAAACACATGCAAGAGAAATGATTGTCCTTCCTGAATTTGTCGGAAAAAGATTCGGCGTATATAGCGGAAAGGAATGGAAATCAATCGACATAAAAGAAGAAATGATTGGCCATCGCCTCGGCGAATTTTCCCTTACAAGGCGCTTTGGCAAGCACTCAGGGCCCGGAATCGGCGCAACAAAGGGAAGCAAGAATGTGGCTTTGAAGTAA